The window CAAATACatgttgacaattttttttgcaaattattaGGAACAGAAACATAAACTTGAGTAATTAGATAGCAATTTGCTATGCATATTATACAAATGAATGCACTCAAATAATTCTGTAATTGACTGTTCGAAACTGTAAGATTTAATGCATTTTTATCTAACTAAAATTGTGTTTGAATAGGTAGAGTGTATGCCAGATTTTAACTAACTattctaatgtttttttatatatgttaaataattaataatatatatatatatatgttcaaaaaaaatataaatatatatataagtttttaatattataaaattatgatattattatatttatttaatattatttctatattatttaattattaacattattattatatattaatattgtttggCTACCATTTAACTAGATATGttaaactttaaaacaaaaatataaatatatatatgtaagtttttaatatcataaaattatgatattgttatatttatttaatattatttttatattatttaattattaacattattattatatattaatattgtttggCTACAATTTAACTAGATATGTTaaactttaaaacaaatatatatatatatatatatatatatatatatacaagtttttaatactataaaattatgatattattatatttatttaatattatttctgtaatatttaattattagcattattattatatattaatattgtttgcCTCTACATAAGCCAACCCTAGtggtatatatgtttttttttgctgaatccCCTAATGATATATTGAAACCGCGCCGCAACATAgagccctctctctctctctccctccctctctcTTCCCTCTCTCTCTGGGAAGAACAAAGTAGAAGAAGCAACAGAAAACAGAACCACCGAACCCACTCAGAACCACCAGTGCTTCGAAGTAGCGGCGCAAAAAACCGCTCTGCAACCCGCACCGCTCCGCCGCGACCCAAAACTGCGCCGCTACACATGTGCCCGTCGCGGATGGGTGCCACTCTGCTCCGCCCTGCTGCTATAGCGGCCGCAACGGCTGCTATTGACAACTATGTTAACACCACTTATTCTGATTGTTCAGACTTCAGTGACTATTCCCTTGCATTGAATGTTCTTTAAATGTGGTTACTACAAGTGTTCTCACATCTTTTGCAAACTCAAACCCTTGACTTGAATGAGACCTCTTTGATTGAAAACTACTACCAAATCTTGTGATAGACTCTGCTGTTAACAATTGATTGAGTATCAttccttgttttcttcttttcctccaattatttattatttaatctgTTTCCGTGTCGGTTCTctctatttttctatattttgtaAGAGGCACTCTACTCCTTTGTTTTGTGTCTATCTATTCTTATGTGTTGTTAGTCCAAATAAGTCATTTGACCTTTTTTATACTAAactttttgataattttctttttaaaattaatatttttctaaatgaaAATAAGTATAGCAAACATTATTTTAACCTATTGAAAGTATCTTCATTCAGTAGAGTTGTAGTATGTACTATTAGATAAagtgtattataaaaaaaatagtgtattaGAGTCGATTAAAAAGGGGGGAAATTGTAGTACATCTTCGAATGTCAAAGTGTCAACTGTGGATGTAGTTAGTTCTTCGGTTCTGTCAAGCAAAAAAGCAATACCATCACTCCGCTTTTAATGGCAGTTCCGTTGAACAGCCTTTAAAGTGTAATCCTACGCATCCCCGTTCAACAGTTTCTCTTCTCAATTTTCGTGACTGCCGACTATCATTTGATAACGGATCCTTTGAAGGTAAGTTACCTTTAGGGTTTGTAAGTTATATATATGTCTTTGTTAGAAATTATAATGCTTTAATACGAGTCTTTATCCTGACTTGAATTAGGATTGCATTTTGAGAGATTTCATCTTTGATTTGCGGTGGATGTATGCGACCAACACCCACCCCTGATAACCTCAATTGCATTCCCAGGTATACCAATTTTCACCTTTCTTGTCTTTCGATCGAGCCGACAAGGAAACTAAATATTGGAAAGTTATGGCCTTTTGCATTTGTTAGAAAGgaaatgaaatttgaaaaattaagattatAAACTTTGTATCTGAAATCACTGGAGAGGACAACCCTGTAAGTTGTTATATTTCCCTCCAAACATCCAGTACatttacatgtatatataagaaacaaataccCCAAATATACTTGGTAGTTGGTATGACATCACTGTATATGTTTTTAACATTTGCTTACTGTATatgtttttaacattttcttgaCAATATAGGCTGATGAGAAGGAACAAGCAGAATAAAGGTAGGATCTGGTAAAGGGAGAAAAGTGTGCCTGACGGTGACAGGTGTTGTGATTGCAATTGTATTGCTAATTGTGATACTAGCGTTGACAGTGTTCAAAGCCAAGCATCCTGTTACCATAGTGGACTCAACGAAGCTAGAGGACTTTCACGTGAGCTTGGATCCAGTAAAACTAAGGGTAGATTTGAATGTGACCTTGGGAGTGGATGTCTCAGTGAAGAACCCGAACAAGGTGGGATTCCAGTATTCAGACAGCGCTGCCCACCTCAATTACAGAGGGCAGCTGATAGGTGAAGTCCCGATCTCTGCCGGAGAGATTTCATCCGGTGAGACCAAAGGATTCAATCTCACCCACACCATTATGGCCGACCGTTTGCTCTCCAATTCTCAGCTTTTATCTGATGTCACATCTGGTACATTGCCCCTAAGCACTTTCGTGAGGATGTCTGGGAAAGTCAGCATCTTAGGCTTTATCAAAGTCCATGTGGTTTCCTCCACTTCTTGTGATGTTGCAATTAATCTTTCTAATGGAACTGTTGGGAACCAAGAGTGCCAATACAAGACAAAACTTTGATTAGAGGTTTTTAGTTCAAGAGTGAAACTAGACTTTAGATTAGTAGACTATACACGTATTGCTTAATGATGAattaattttgttcatatttcaCTTTGTTTCATTTGTAGTTGTGATTTGTATCATACTAGACGGTCTCGACCTACACTCTCCCTTTAAGTTAAGCTCCACATCTTTATGCAATTTgtagttttaattaatatgtaattACAGGGTATTTCTTTCCttccacttttaattttattaaggaATTGATACCCTGCTataattaatactatttttttagaattcaaAGCATTAGACATATCTGTTGATATTTATTATTCCAGTAGCAAAGCAATTTTGTGACCCCAAAGCAGGAAAAAAATTTCAGTCCTGTTATTGCATGTACTCCTACCCGCAAGTTATAACACCTGACATGTGtgatcattttttctttcaaaacaaaaaattgagagGAAACTGTATATATTTAAAGTTTGTTAACTAAACAATGGGATAGGTTTTACAGAAGTATTGTAAATTTGCTCCTAGTGCAGAAAGAAGCATTTCAATGTGACAATGTTTCATGTTTATGCAATTTTTCTTCCCTCTTTCTCCCCTAATGACTTCAGCCATTTTTATCCTTTGATCCATCTGAGCAACTAATAGTCTTATCATATTCCCCTTTAACAATGCCGAATACTACTACTAAATTCGCTGGTATAAGCTTAAATGCTTTAGAGTGGAGTTCCAATGTCTTTCATTCTCTAACTTGAGCGAGCAGTACTACTGAAGTCGTTGTAAATTGGATCTTAATGCAACGCTTCGTAGAAAAATGTTGCGTTAGTTACTGTTTCATTACCTTCTTTTGGGGTTAGTGATGTAGATGATCGAAGAGACAAGAAAATTGAATGGAGGGTTGGGCTCCCATGACTTCAAAGCTTTTAATtttgagtgttgctaggtgcacccagcataattgctggtgcacccaacattctttaaaaatgacaaaactaTCCCTACTAATTTCTTCccttacagatcaagttgattcgtaagttgatttttaagacttacggatcaacttgatccataaaaaacttacagatcaacttgaagttgatccgtaaaagacttacagatcaagttgattcgtaagtcttaaaaatcaacttacagatcaacttgatccgtaaaagacttacagatcaagttgatccgtaagtcttaaaaattaacttacggatcaacttgatccgtaaggggTATTTCTGTCTTTTCATGGTtagtgctgggtgcaccagcaataatgctgggtacacctagcaacactctttAATTTTGCTCGTTTGACTTCAAGTAATTGGACAATCTTATTGGGTACTAGTTCTTTGTGAGTAAGATTGGTGAAAGGGGAAAGAATTCCCTACATTCTTGAAGGCTAAAACTAGTCTGAGCCCAAGTTTGGATTGGAGAAGGTGGAGGATTCTTGAACTGTGATACTGATAGAGAACATGAAACAGGTTTGAGATCAATATCTCTTGAGATCCATGAGTTCACGACTCCAATCTTTCGTTTAGTAAGCCAAAATCTTCATTTgtcaagcaactaactcttcagtctctttttttttttaattccattGTTTGCGATCAAACCATTTGCAGTTAATGCAAACATGATTAAACGACTGTAGCCTTCGAATATGAGGTTGCTTTCGAGCTTTTCATACTAAACCCCAAATCCAAAACCCCAAATCCTAAACCCATATTCCCAATctttaaaccctaaacccatATCCCCAATCTCCAATCTCCAAATCCCAAACCCTTAACCCTAAATCCATATTTCCAATATCTAAACCTCAAACCTTAAATCCTAAACCATAAAAGTAATATGTTTTTAGAATATGTGTGTGTTTGACCCTTAACCCTGAATGTAAAAAGTGGTGTCATATTTAGTCTTTgagcttaaataaattttaatttttttttataatgtgtgTATAAAGTGTTTTTTgagcttaaaaaaaatttaaaataattttttataatgtgtATAAAGTGTTGTCGTACTTAGTCTTCGagcttaacaaaattaaaataaatttttagaatgTAGGAGGGGGTGCGGGGGTGGGTGTGTATAGGAAGTAACATGAGAGTCAGCcattaaaactaacttgacagTCAGCCATTAAAACTATATAGTTTGCAACTAAGTTTGCTAACACAAACTTACActctttttgaattttgacaaCTTAATGACAAATAAAAACCACCAAGGACCAATAAAGATGCATAACATCACCCTGATTAGTAAATTGAATCACAATCTTGAAATCACTTTCCACTGTTAACTTGCGAATGCCACTTGGCCATACCATGTGGAGCGCTGTAGCTACCCCCAAAAGCTTTAGACATAATCACATTTGCAATTTGTAGatcttaaatttttcataaaccCAACTATCCACCTACAATGCATATCTCTGAAAACACCAGCACAAGCCACTTGTTTTCCTTTCTGCGTAACGGATCCGTCAGTAATAGCTTTTACCCAATTGATTTGTCCAACGTGCCATTTGGTATCCACATGGTGGTATGGGTTAGATTGCTGCAGTCCTTGGACCCCACCCAAGTCTTTactgaaacaaataaaattgtatctaacaaatttttaattatcattgtTAAAAACACTCATAAAATTCTGAATCCTGAGGTCTTAgataataaaattgtgtttgatgAAATACAACTATGAGGAAATCGCTTACAAGTATATAATTACCAACCATAACAAAGTTTTATCCTACTAGATAAAAtctattacattaattatacatCAATCAACTCAATTGAAAACTAAATCTtcagaaatattatttataaaataaaaatgcatgatTGTCTATTATAATGGGAAATAGAAAAAGGGAAACGAAAAACCCGGATAACACATAATCTCCAATGTCTACAAATTAGTAGACAAAATGCTGAGCAACTACaagatttattttcattgtgaACTGAATAACGCTTTGCTAATTATGCCTGTGGCTTCAATATATCGATCAACGCATCTAGAGATGCAACTGCTTTCACTCCCACCGAGGCTTGAACCTGGTTTTGTAACACACTTCTCAAAACACTTTCTTCCCACAGTCTGCAAAATAAATGACAATGAGAAGGTGACTGGAATTGTAGATAGCAGATGAGACACTGAACAAAATCAGTACTTAATAATTATCCACTGTTTGCAAAATAAATGGCAATCTCCGGGTATTGTGCCA of the Glycine max cultivar Williams 82 chromosome 13, Glycine_max_v4.0, whole genome shotgun sequence genome contains:
- the LOC100500530 gene encoding mitochondrial import inner membrane translocase subunit Tim13, translated to MDSFSNPSSGSSHQLSAHDLKNQLKNQLAIEYAQQFLETVGRKCFEKCVTKPGSSLGGSESSCISRCVDRYIEATGIISKALFSSQ
- the LOC100804569 gene encoding uncharacterized protein; this encodes MFFFAESPNDILKPRRNIEPSLSLSLPLSSLSLWEEQSRRSNRKQNHRTHSEPPVLRSSGAKNRSATRTAPPRPKTAPLHMCPSRMGATLLRPAAIAAATAAIDNYVNTTYSDCSDFSDYSLALNLVLRFCQAKKQYHHSAFNGSSVEQPLKCNPTHPRSTVSLLNFRDCRLSFDNGSFEGTSRIKVGSGKGRKVCLTVTGVVIAIVLLIVILALTVFKAKHPVTIVDSTKLEDFHVSLDPVKLRVDLNVTLGVDVSVKNPNKVGFQYSDSAAHLNYRGQLIGEVPISAGEISSGETKGFNLTHTIMADRLLSNSQLLSDVTSGTLPLSTFVRMSGKVSILGFIKVHVVSSTSCDVAINLSNGTVGNQECQYKTKL